The Pseudomonas sp. R4-35-07 genome contains a region encoding:
- a CDS encoding sugar-binding transcriptional regulator, with product MSDSSQRMASDIDQMTEVAMLYYLENVTQEAIAKRFDLSRAKVSRLLKRARDEGIVEVRVLQHPAMNNELERALVERFKLDRALIAVDHSDPDTQRSAVASLVANYLNKTLGDGMIVAVGMGRNVGAVADNVFLPVTRNCTFVCAIGGSLKAGEYMNPDHICRRLALRFGGESESLYAPALVANPELRGVLINNDTVRSTLDRARRADIALIGIGDMSENSNMVRMGWFSPQEIAQARLSGTVGDMMGYDFIDIHGQPAVNAIQGRVIGLTVQELFRIPDVVAIASENTKAAATLGALRSGVINTLATTVTNAHTILALDDATRKS from the coding sequence ATGAGTGACAGTAGCCAGCGCATGGCCAGCGATATCGATCAGATGACCGAAGTGGCGATGCTCTATTACCTCGAGAACGTCACTCAGGAGGCCATCGCCAAGCGCTTCGACCTGTCGCGGGCCAAGGTCAGCCGCTTGCTCAAGCGGGCACGCGATGAAGGTATTGTCGAGGTGCGGGTGTTGCAGCACCCGGCGATGAACAACGAGTTGGAGCGGGCGCTGGTCGAGCGCTTCAAGCTGGATCGCGCGTTGATCGCGGTTGATCACAGCGACCCGGACACCCAGCGCTCGGCCGTCGCCAGCCTGGTGGCCAATTACCTGAATAAAACCTTGGGCGACGGCATGATCGTCGCGGTGGGCATGGGGCGTAACGTCGGCGCGGTGGCCGATAACGTCTTTCTGCCGGTGACGCGCAACTGCACGTTTGTCTGCGCCATCGGCGGTTCGCTCAAGGCCGGCGAGTACATGAACCCCGACCATATCTGCCGGCGCCTGGCCCTGCGCTTTGGTGGCGAAAGTGAAAGCCTGTACGCCCCGGCGCTGGTGGCCAACCCGGAACTGCGCGGTGTGTTGATCAACAACGACACGGTGCGCTCGACCCTGGACCGCGCGCGCCGCGCCGATATTGCCCTGATCGGCATCGGCGACATGAGTGAAAACAGCAACATGGTGCGCATGGGCTGGTTCTCGCCCCAGGAAATCGCCCAGGCACGCTTGTCCGGCACGGTGGGCGACATGATGGGTTACGACTTTATCGATATCCACGGTCAACCGGCGGTCAACGCCATCCAGGGGCGGGTCATCGGCCTGACGGTGCAGGAACTGTTCCGCATCCCGGACGTGGTGGCGATTGCCAGTGAGAACACCAAGGCGGCGGCGACCTTGGGGGCGTTGCGGTCGGGGGTGATCAATACCCTGGCAACGACCGTCACCAATGCCCACACCATCCTCGCGCTGGACGACGCCACCCGAAAATCCTGA
- a CDS encoding sugar ABC transporter ATP-binding protein, with product MATPLLLQAEHVAKAYDGVPALRDGRLSLRAGSVHALCGGNGAGKSTFLSILMGITPRDAGSIRLKGVAVQFNRPSEALAAGIAMITQELEPIPYMSVAENIWLGREPRRAGCIVDSKALNRRTRELLEGLEFDVDPTSPMHRLSVAQIQLVEIAKAFSHDCQVMIMDEPTSAIGEREAETLFKAIRRLTARGAGIVYVSHRLSELAQIADDYSIFRDGAFVESGRMADIDRNHLVRGIVGQELTRIDHKVGRECAAATCLQVDNLSRNGEFHDISLQLRQGEILGIYGLMGSGRSEFLNCIYGLTTPDSGSVTLQGKPMPVGLPKATINAGMSLVTEDRKDSGLVLTGSILSNIALSAYKRLSSWSLINARKETQLAENMVKRLQIKTSSLDLPVASMSGGNQQKVVLAKCLSTEPICLLCDEPTRGIDEGAKQEIYHLLDQFVRAGGAAIVVSSEAPELLHLSDRIAVFKGGRLVTVSSDTALSQEALLSLAS from the coding sequence ATGGCCACGCCATTACTGCTCCAGGCTGAACACGTCGCCAAGGCTTACGACGGGGTCCCTGCCCTGCGTGACGGGCGCCTCTCTCTGCGGGCCGGCAGCGTGCATGCCCTGTGTGGCGGCAACGGCGCCGGCAAGTCGACCTTTCTGAGCATCCTGATGGGCATCACCCCGCGCGACGCCGGCAGCATCCGGCTCAAGGGTGTTGCGGTGCAGTTCAACCGTCCGAGCGAAGCCTTGGCGGCGGGGATCGCGATGATCACCCAGGAGCTGGAACCCATTCCCTACATGAGCGTCGCCGAAAATATCTGGCTGGGCCGCGAACCGCGCCGCGCCGGCTGCATTGTCGACAGCAAGGCCCTCAACCGCCGCACCCGCGAGCTGCTCGAAGGCCTGGAGTTCGACGTCGACCCCACCAGCCCCATGCACCGCTTGAGCGTGGCGCAGATCCAACTGGTGGAAATCGCCAAGGCGTTCAGCCATGACTGCCAGGTGATGATCATGGACGAACCCACCTCGGCCATCGGCGAGCGCGAGGCAGAAACCCTGTTCAAGGCGATTCGCCGCCTCACTGCACGCGGCGCCGGCATTGTGTACGTGTCGCATCGCCTGAGCGAGTTGGCGCAGATCGCCGACGACTACAGCATCTTTCGCGACGGCGCCTTTGTGGAAAGCGGGCGCATGGCCGATATCGACCGCAACCACCTGGTGCGCGGCATCGTCGGCCAGGAGCTGACGCGGATCGACCACAAGGTCGGCCGTGAGTGCGCCGCCGCCACCTGCCTGCAAGTCGACAACCTGAGCCGCAACGGCGAATTTCACGACATCAGCCTGCAACTGCGCCAGGGCGAAATCCTCGGCATCTACGGCCTGATGGGGTCGGGGCGCAGCGAATTCCTCAATTGCATCTACGGCCTGACCACACCGGACTCCGGCAGCGTCACCCTGCAAGGCAAGCCCATGCCTGTCGGGCTGCCCAAGGCGACCATCAACGCCGGCATGTCGCTGGTCACCGAAGATCGCAAGGACAGCGGCCTGGTACTGACCGGCAGCATTCTTTCCAACATTGCGCTGTCGGCCTACAAGCGCTTGTCGAGCTGGTCGCTGATCAATGCACGCAAGGAAACCCAATTGGCTGAAAACATGGTCAAACGCCTGCAGATCAAGACCAGCTCCCTGGACTTGCCGGTGGCCTCCATGAGCGGCGGCAACCAGCAGAAAGTGGTGCTCGCCAAATGCTTGTCCACCGAACCGATCTGCCTGCTCTGCGATGAACCGACCCGGGGCATCGACGAAGGCGCCAAGCAAGAGATCTACCACTTGCTCGACCAGTTCGTACGCGCCGGGGGCGCGGCCATCGTGGTGTCGTCGGAGGCCCCGGAGCTGCTGCACCTGAGCGATCGCATCGCCGTCTTCAAGGGCGGCCGGCTGGTAACCGTCAGCAGCGACACCGCCCTTTCCCAGGAAGCCTTGTTGAGTCTTGCCTCATGA
- a CDS encoding amino acid ABC transporter permease: MYESPSWLHELWIARETLWAGFQTSLYCSALAIIFGTLIGIFAGLVLTYGKFWMRAPFRLYVDLIRGTPVFVLVLACFYMLPALGWQISAFQAGAVGLTLFCGSHVAEIVRGALQAIPRGQLEAGKAIGLTFYQSLGYVLLPQALRQILPTWVNSSTEIVKASTLLSVIGVAELLLSTQQVIARTFMTLEFYLFAGFMFFVINYAIELFGRYIEKRVALP, encoded by the coding sequence ATGTACGAATCCCCTAGCTGGCTGCATGAACTGTGGATCGCCCGGGAGACGCTGTGGGCCGGGTTCCAGACCAGTCTCTATTGCTCGGCGCTGGCGATTATCTTCGGCACCCTGATCGGTATCTTCGCCGGGCTGGTGCTGACCTACGGCAAGTTCTGGATGCGTGCGCCGTTTCGCCTGTATGTCGACCTGATTCGTGGCACGCCGGTATTCGTGCTGGTATTGGCGTGTTTCTACATGCTGCCGGCGCTCGGTTGGCAAATCAGCGCGTTCCAGGCCGGCGCGGTCGGGCTCACGCTGTTCTGTGGCTCCCATGTCGCGGAAATCGTGCGCGGTGCGCTGCAGGCCATCCCCCGTGGGCAACTGGAAGCGGGCAAGGCAATTGGCCTGACGTTCTACCAGTCCCTGGGCTACGTGCTGTTGCCCCAGGCGCTGCGGCAGATCCTGCCGACCTGGGTTAACTCCTCCACGGAAATCGTCAAGGCCTCGACCTTGCTCTCGGTGATCGGCGTGGCCGAGCTGCTGCTGAGCACCCAGCAAGTCATTGCGCGCACCTTCATGACCCTGGAGTTCTACCTGTTCGCAGGCTTCATGTTCTTTGTCATCAACTACGCCATCGAGTTATTCGGGCGCTACATTGAAAAGCGGGTGGCCTTGCCATGA
- a CDS encoding IclR family transcriptional regulator has translation MTEDTIKRRAKGLDRAFDILDFLKEIGQPLRPNDIASGIGSPKSTVYELVASLLERRILETVGKDGHVYLGRQLYFLGQAHLRHFDLTREADHALQEIVSQTHETAQMCLLNGRKYTVALMREGQRHFRISSDIGENAPIPWTASGRLLLGHLSDQQIIDLIDPDDFILPDGLRLPLETFLAQIRQATLDGFFSFDSVADTFTHCFAAPVRDAQGVSIATLCIVAPRADASKNYHDYRRVLIDSANNLARRINE, from the coding sequence ATGACCGAAGACACCATCAAACGCCGCGCCAAGGGCCTGGACCGTGCGTTCGATATCCTCGATTTTCTCAAGGAAATCGGCCAGCCACTGCGCCCGAATGATATCGCCAGCGGCATCGGCAGCCCCAAGTCCACGGTCTACGAACTGGTCGCCTCGCTGCTCGAGCGGCGCATCCTGGAAACCGTGGGCAAGGACGGTCACGTCTACCTCGGACGCCAGTTGTACTTCCTAGGCCAGGCGCACCTGCGCCACTTCGACCTGACCCGCGAGGCCGACCACGCCTTGCAGGAGATCGTCAGCCAGACCCACGAAACCGCGCAGATGTGCCTGCTCAACGGGCGCAAGTACACGGTGGCGCTGATGCGCGAAGGCCAGCGGCATTTTCGTATTTCCTCGGATATCGGCGAAAACGCGCCGATCCCCTGGACCGCCTCCGGGCGCCTGCTGCTCGGGCATTTGAGCGACCAGCAGATCATCGACCTGATTGACCCCGACGATTTCATCCTGCCGGATGGCTTGCGCCTGCCCCTGGAGACCTTCCTGGCGCAGATCCGCCAGGCCACCCTCGACGGGTTCTTTTCCTTCGACAGCGTGGCCGACACCTTCACCCACTGCTTTGCCGCCCCGGTGCGCGACGCGCAGGGCGTCAGCATTGCGACGCTGTGCATCGTCGCCCCGCGGGCCGATGCGAGCAAAAACTATCACGACTATCGCCGGGTGCTGATCGACAGCGCCAACAACCTGGCCCGGCGCATCAACGAGTAG
- a CDS encoding transporter substrate-binding domain-containing protein: protein MHHRPSVFKACVFLFAASATVASLAQAADSKLDDVLKRGHLIVGTGSTNAPWHFQGADGKLQGFDIDIGRIVAKGLFNDPSKVEYVVQSSDARIPNLLTDKVDMSCQFITVTASRAQQVAFTLPYYREGVGLLLPNNSKYKEIEDLQAAGDGVTVAVLQNVYAEELVHQALPKAKVDQYDSVDLMYQAVNSGRADAAATDQSSVKYLMVQNPGRYRSPAYAWSPQTYACAVKRGDQDWLNFVNTALHEAMTGVEFPAYKASFKQWFGVDLPEPAIGFPVEFK from the coding sequence ATGCATCACCGACCTTCCGTGTTCAAAGCGTGTGTTTTTCTCTTCGCCGCATCGGCTACCGTTGCCAGCCTCGCGCAGGCAGCGGACAGCAAGCTCGATGATGTGCTCAAGCGTGGGCACCTCATCGTGGGTACAGGCAGTACCAATGCGCCGTGGCACTTCCAGGGAGCGGATGGCAAGTTGCAGGGGTTTGATATCGACATCGGCCGCATCGTGGCCAAGGGCTTGTTCAACGACCCGAGCAAGGTCGAGTACGTGGTGCAGTCTTCCGACGCACGTATTCCCAACCTGCTGACCGACAAGGTCGACATGAGCTGCCAGTTCATCACCGTCACCGCCAGCCGTGCGCAGCAGGTGGCCTTCACCCTGCCGTATTACCGCGAAGGCGTGGGCCTGCTGCTGCCGAACAACAGCAAGTACAAGGAAATCGAAGACCTGCAGGCGGCCGGCGATGGTGTCACCGTGGCCGTGTTGCAGAACGTGTATGCCGAAGAATTGGTCCACCAGGCGCTGCCCAAGGCCAAGGTTGACCAGTACGACAGCGTCGACCTGATGTACCAGGCCGTGAACTCCGGTCGCGCCGATGCCGCCGCCACCGATCAGTCGTCGGTCAAATACCTGATGGTGCAAAACCCCGGCCGCTACCGCAGCCCGGCCTATGCCTGGAGCCCGCAGACTTACGCGTGTGCGGTCAAGCGTGGCGACCAGGACTGGCTGAACTTCGTCAATACCGCGCTGCATGAAGCCATGACCGGCGTTGAATTTCCCGCCTACAAGGCGTCGTTCAAGCAATGGTTCGGCGTGGACCTGCCAGAGCCGGCGATTGGTTTTCCTGTGGAATTCAAGTGA
- the rpiB gene encoding ribose 5-phosphate isomerase B, whose translation MNTPFPVAIGCDEAGFELKELLKRHIEALGYPVTDFGTHSTAPVLYPDIALAVANAITAGQQRLGVLVCGTGIGMAISANKVFGIRAAQAHDTYSAERARKSNDAQILSIGARVIGIELAKSVVTAFLASEFEAARSGAKVERINAIERDGHQ comes from the coding sequence ATGAACACACCTTTCCCGGTGGCTATCGGATGCGATGAAGCGGGCTTTGAGCTCAAGGAATTGTTGAAGCGGCATATCGAAGCGCTGGGTTACCCGGTGACCGATTTCGGCACGCATTCCACCGCGCCGGTGCTGTACCCGGACATTGCCCTGGCCGTAGCCAATGCCATCACCGCCGGGCAGCAGCGTCTCGGCGTGCTGGTTTGTGGCACCGGGATCGGCATGGCTATTTCCGCCAACAAAGTGTTCGGCATTCGTGCGGCCCAGGCCCACGACACCTACTCGGCCGAGCGTGCGCGCAAGAGCAACGATGCGCAGATCCTATCCATCGGCGCGCGGGTCATCGGCATTGAACTGGCCAAGAGCGTCGTCACCGCGTTCCTGGCCTCGGAGTTCGAGGCTGCGCGCTCAGGGGCCAAGGTCGAGCGCATCAATGCGATCGAGCGCGATGGGCATCAATAG
- a CDS encoding ABC transporter permease encodes MNAKTIVAPVTAAPRNRLRLSLDRFGLPLVFILLCVVMAFSSEYFMTWRNWMDILRQTSINGILAVGMTYVILTKGIDLSVGSILAFAGLCSAMVATQGYGLLAAVSAGMFAGAMLGVVNGFMVANLSIPPFVATLGMLSIARGMTFILNDGSPITDLPDAYLALGIGKIGPIGVPIIIFAVVALIFWMVLRYTTYGRYVYAVGGNEKSARTSGIGVRKVMFSVYVVSGLLAGLAGVVLSARTTSALPQAGVSYELDAIAAVVIGGTSLSGGTGSIVGTLFGALLIGVINNGLNLLGVSSYYQQVAKGLIIVFAVLIDVWRKKKR; translated from the coding sequence ATGAATGCCAAAACGATTGTTGCGCCCGTTACCGCCGCACCGCGCAACCGCCTGCGCCTGTCCCTCGACCGCTTCGGCCTGCCGCTGGTGTTTATCTTGCTGTGCGTGGTGATGGCGTTTTCCAGCGAGTACTTCATGACTTGGCGCAATTGGATGGACATCCTGCGCCAGACCTCCATCAACGGCATCCTTGCCGTGGGCATGACCTATGTGATCCTGACCAAGGGCATTGACCTCTCGGTGGGCTCGATCCTGGCGTTTGCCGGGCTGTGCAGCGCCATGGTCGCGACCCAGGGCTATGGCCTGCTGGCGGCGGTCAGCGCGGGGATGTTCGCTGGGGCGATGCTCGGCGTGGTCAACGGCTTCATGGTTGCCAACCTGTCGATCCCGCCGTTCGTGGCCACCCTCGGCATGCTCAGCATTGCCCGCGGTATGACCTTCATCCTCAACGACGGCAGCCCGATCACCGACCTGCCCGACGCCTACCTGGCGCTGGGCATCGGCAAGATCGGCCCGATTGGCGTGCCGATCATCATCTTCGCAGTGGTCGCACTGATCTTCTGGATGGTGCTGCGCTACACCACGTACGGGCGCTATGTGTACGCGGTGGGCGGCAATGAAAAAAGCGCGCGCACCTCCGGTATCGGTGTGCGCAAGGTGATGTTCTCGGTGTATGTGGTGTCGGGCCTGCTGGCGGGCCTGGCCGGCGTGGTGCTGTCGGCGCGCACCACCTCCGCCCTGCCCCAGGCCGGGGTTTCCTATGAGCTGGATGCGATTGCCGCCGTGGTGATTGGGGGTACCAGCCTGTCGGGCGGCACCGGCAGCATCGTCGGCACATTGTTTGGCGCGCTGTTGATCGGCGTGATCAACAACGGGCTGAACCTGCTCGGCGTGTCCTCCTATTACCAGCAGGTCGCCAAGGGCCTGATCATCGTGTTTGCAGTACTGATCGACGTGTGGCGCAAGAAAAAACGCTAG
- a CDS encoding TerC family protein: MEWLADPTAWLGLATLIVLELVLGIDNLVFIAILADKLPPEQRDRARLIGLSLALLMRLGLLASISWLVTLTQPLFEVFDKSFSGRDLIMLFGGVFLLFKATMELHERLEGHVAQHKGNVAYAMFWPIVAQIVVLDAVFSLDAVITAVGMVDELAVMMIAVIVSIGLMIVASKPLTRFVNAHPTVIMLCLGFLMMIGFALTAEGLGFHIPKGYLYAAIGFSILIEVFNQIARSRRKKSAQGVLPVRERTAHAVMRLLGGRSLAVEEVGEEVADLLGEVDAAQGPLFDRRERVMISGVLQLAERPIRTIMTPRAKVDCIDLADDPESIRLKLMHSSYSRLPLIRNGAVDEPLGFVHKKELLKEYLAGNEPNLEHLARRAINLLDSFSILNALEQMRQESTHIAFVINEFGDFMGVLSMTDILESIAGELPDASEIEGPDIVAEGDGFRASGALNLSQVGQRTGFKAAATEDYQTLAGLLMSLLDRLPVVGDSLEYEGWRLTVAAVEERRVTQVVLQPCSGQSA; the protein is encoded by the coding sequence ATGGAATGGTTAGCGGATCCAACGGCCTGGCTCGGCCTGGCGACCTTGATTGTGCTGGAACTGGTGCTGGGTATCGACAACCTGGTGTTTATCGCGATCCTGGCGGACAAGCTGCCGCCGGAGCAGCGCGACCGTGCGCGGCTGATCGGTTTGTCCCTGGCCTTGCTGATGCGCCTGGGTCTGCTGGCAAGTATTTCCTGGTTGGTCACGCTGACCCAGCCGCTGTTCGAGGTATTCGACAAAAGCTTCTCCGGCCGTGACCTGATCATGCTGTTCGGCGGTGTGTTCCTGTTGTTCAAGGCCACCATGGAATTGCATGAGCGCCTGGAAGGGCATGTGGCCCAGCATAAGGGCAATGTGGCTTACGCGATGTTCTGGCCGATCGTGGCGCAGATCGTGGTGCTCGACGCGGTGTTCTCCCTCGATGCGGTGATTACCGCCGTGGGCATGGTCGATGAGCTGGCGGTGATGATGATCGCGGTGATCGTGTCCATCGGCCTGATGATCGTGGCGAGCAAGCCGCTGACCCGCTTCGTCAACGCACACCCGACCGTGATCATGCTCTGCCTGGGCTTTTTGATGATGATCGGCTTCGCGCTGACTGCCGAAGGCCTGGGCTTCCATATTCCCAAAGGCTACCTGTATGCGGCGATCGGCTTCTCGATCCTGATTGAAGTGTTCAACCAGATCGCCCGTTCGCGGCGCAAGAAATCGGCGCAAGGCGTATTACCAGTGCGCGAGCGTACGGCCCACGCAGTGATGCGCTTGCTCGGCGGTCGCAGCCTGGCGGTGGAAGAGGTGGGTGAAGAGGTCGCCGATCTGCTGGGCGAGGTGGATGCTGCGCAAGGTCCGCTGTTCGACCGACGCGAACGGGTGATGATCAGCGGTGTGCTGCAACTGGCCGAACGCCCGATCCGCACGATAATGACCCCGCGGGCCAAGGTCGACTGCATCGACCTGGCGGATGATCCCGAGAGTATTCGCCTGAAGCTGATGCATTCGTCCTACTCGCGTTTGCCGTTGATCCGCAACGGCGCGGTCGATGAGCCCTTGGGTTTCGTGCACAAAAAGGAGTTGCTCAAGGAGTATCTGGCCGGCAACGAGCCGAACCTTGAGCATCTGGCGCGTCGGGCGATCAACCTGCTGGACAGCTTTTCGATCCTCAATGCCCTGGAGCAGATGCGTCAGGAATCCACCCACATCGCCTTTGTGATCAACGAATTCGGCGACTTCATGGGGGTTTTGAGCATGACCGACATCCTCGAATCCATCGCCGGTGAGTTGCCGGACGCCAGTGAAATCGAGGGGCCGGATATCGTCGCGGAGGGTGACGGATTTCGCGCCAGTGGCGCCTTGAACTTGAGCCAGGTCGGTCAGCGCACGGGCTTCAAGGCGGCGGCTACCGAGGATTATCAAACGCTGGCTGGCCTGCTGATGAGCCTGCTCGATCGTCTGCCTGTGGTGGGCGATAGCCTGGAATATGAGGGCTGGCGATTAACGGTGGCTGCGGTTGAAGAGCGGCGGGTGACCCAGGTGGTTTTGCAGCCTTGCTCCGGTCAAAGCGCATGA
- a CDS encoding RidA family protein, translated as MSITRYGTGSTAGGGQPRPFARAVEADGWLYVSGQVPAVDGEIINGGIIEQTRQTMRNVVAILEEAGYELKDVVRVGVWLEDPRDFWSFNKVFGEYFTPEHAPARACVQANMMVDCKVEIDCVAYKKKG; from the coding sequence ATGAGCATTACTCGTTACGGTACCGGCAGCACCGCCGGTGGCGGCCAGCCGCGTCCTTTCGCCCGTGCGGTGGAAGCCGATGGTTGGTTGTATGTGTCGGGCCAGGTGCCGGCGGTGGACGGTGAAATCATCAATGGCGGCATCATCGAACAAACCCGCCAGACGATGCGCAACGTAGTGGCGATTCTGGAAGAGGCCGGCTACGAATTGAAAGACGTGGTGCGCGTCGGCGTATGGCTGGAAGACCCACGGGATTTCTGGAGTTTCAACAAAGTCTTCGGCGAATACTTCACCCCGGAACACGCCCCGGCGCGCGCCTGTGTGCAGGCCAACATGATGGTGGACTGCAAGGTGGAGATCGATTGCGTGGCCTACAAGAAAAAAGGCTAA
- a CDS encoding amino acid ABC transporter permease: protein MNYQLNFAAVWRDFDTLLAGLGLGLQLALLSIAIGCVIGLLMAFAMLSRHRALRVFASVYVTVVRNTPILVLILLIYFALPSLGIRLDKIPSFIITLSLYAGAYLTEVFRAGLLNIPKGLREAGLAIGLGEWRIRAYITVPVMLRNVLPALSNNFISLFKDTSLAAAIAVPELTYYARKINVESYRVIETWLVTTALYVAACYLIAMLLRYLEQRLAIRR, encoded by the coding sequence ATGAACTATCAGTTGAACTTTGCCGCCGTATGGCGTGATTTCGACACCTTGCTGGCGGGGCTCGGCCTGGGCCTGCAGTTGGCCTTGCTGTCGATCGCCATCGGCTGCGTGATCGGCCTGCTGATGGCGTTTGCCATGCTGTCCAGGCACCGGGCGTTGCGTGTGTTCGCTTCGGTGTATGTGACGGTGGTGCGCAATACGCCGATCCTGGTGCTGATCCTGTTGATCTATTTTGCCTTGCCGTCGCTGGGGATCCGCCTGGATAAAATTCCCTCGTTCATCATCACCTTGTCGCTGTACGCCGGGGCTTATCTGACCGAAGTGTTCCGCGCCGGGCTGTTGAACATTCCCAAGGGCTTGCGCGAAGCCGGGTTGGCGATCGGCCTGGGGGAGTGGCGTATTCGCGCGTATATCACCGTGCCGGTGATGCTGCGCAACGTGCTGCCGGCGCTGTCGAACAACTTTATCTCGCTGTTCAAGGACACCTCGCTGGCCGCTGCGATTGCAGTGCCGGAGCTGACCTATTACGCCCGCAAGATCAACGTCGAAAGCTACCGGGTGATCGAAACCTGGCTGGTGACGACGGCGCTCTACGTGGCCGCCTGTTACCTCATTGCCATGCTGCTCCGTTACCTGGAGCAGCGTCTGGCGATCCGTCGTTAA
- a CDS encoding substrate-binding domain-containing protein, with the protein MKLGTTLAAAATFTLLASSIALAADGKTYKIGAAVYGLKGQFMQNWVRELKEHPAVKDGTVQLTVFDGNYDALTQNNQIENMVTQRYDAILFVPIDTKAGVGTVKAAMSNDVVVIASNTKVADANVPYVGNDDVEGGRLQAQAMVDKLNGKGNVVIIQGPIGQSAQIDREKGELEVLGKHPDIKIIEKKTANWDRAQALTLTEDWLNAHPKGINGVIAQNDDMALGAVQALKSHGLTSKDVPVTSIDGMPDAIQAAKKDEVTTFLQDAQAQSQGALDVALRALAGKDYKPQSVIWARYGNDVKWGDGTAKNYILPWVPVTNANADALYKQVSGGK; encoded by the coding sequence ATGAAACTGGGTACAACCTTGGCCGCTGCGGCGACCTTTACCCTGCTGGCCAGCAGTATCGCCCTGGCCGCCGATGGCAAGACCTACAAGATCGGCGCCGCCGTCTACGGCCTCAAGGGCCAGTTCATGCAGAACTGGGTCCGCGAGCTCAAGGAACACCCTGCGGTCAAGGACGGCACCGTGCAATTGACCGTGTTCGACGGCAACTACGACGCGCTGACGCAGAACAACCAGATCGAAAACATGGTGACCCAGCGCTACGACGCCATCCTGTTCGTACCCATTGATACCAAGGCCGGCGTCGGCACGGTGAAAGCCGCCATGAGCAACGACGTGGTGGTCATCGCCTCCAATACGAAAGTAGCCGATGCCAACGTGCCGTATGTGGGTAACGACGATGTCGAAGGCGGCCGCCTGCAGGCCCAGGCTATGGTCGACAAGCTCAATGGCAAGGGCAACGTGGTGATCATCCAAGGCCCGATTGGCCAGTCGGCACAGATCGACCGGGAAAAGGGCGAACTGGAAGTGCTGGGCAAACACCCGGACATCAAGATCATCGAGAAAAAAACCGCCAACTGGGACCGCGCCCAGGCGCTGACCCTTACCGAAGACTGGCTGAACGCTCACCCCAAAGGCATCAATGGCGTCATCGCCCAGAACGACGACATGGCCCTCGGTGCGGTACAGGCGTTGAAGTCCCATGGGCTGACCTCCAAGGACGTGCCCGTCACCTCCATCGACGGCATGCCGGATGCGATCCAGGCGGCGAAAAAAGACGAAGTCACCACCTTTCTCCAGGATGCCCAGGCCCAGTCCCAGGGTGCGCTGGACGTGGCGTTGCGCGCATTGGCCGGCAAGGACTACAAGCCGCAATCGGTGATCTGGGCGCGCTACGGCAACGACGTGAAATGGGGGGATGGCACGGCCAAGAACTACATCCTGCCATGGGTGCCGGTGACGAATGCCAATGCCGATGCGCTGTACAAGCAGGTCAGCGGCGGTAAGTAG
- a CDS encoding amino acid ABC transporter ATP-binding protein, translating into MNQPQTIEPLLNIRGLRKQYGDVEVLKGVDLSLQRGNVVTLIGSSGSGKTTLLRCVNLLEEFQGGQITLDGASIGYSDVAGKRVRHPERVIAQHRAMTGMAFQQFNLFPHLTALQNVTLGLLKVKKMPKDEAVSLAEKWLDRVGLLERRNHFPGQLSGGQQQRVAIARAIAMNPSLMLFDEVTSALDPELVGEVLSVIKGLAEEGMTMLLVTHEMRFAYEVSDKIVFMNQGRIEEQGSSKDIFERPQSPRLAEFLKSIRF; encoded by the coding sequence ATGAATCAACCTCAAACAATCGAACCGTTGCTGAACATTCGTGGCCTGCGCAAGCAATACGGGGACGTTGAAGTGCTCAAGGGCGTCGACCTGAGCCTGCAGCGTGGCAACGTGGTGACCTTGATCGGTTCCAGTGGCTCGGGCAAGACCACCCTGTTGCGTTGCGTCAACCTGCTGGAAGAATTCCAGGGCGGGCAGATTACCCTGGATGGCGCGTCCATCGGCTACAGCGACGTGGCCGGCAAGCGCGTGCGTCACCCCGAGCGGGTGATCGCCCAGCACCGCGCCATGACCGGCATGGCGTTTCAGCAGTTCAACCTGTTCCCGCATCTGACCGCCTTGCAGAACGTGACCCTGGGTTTGTTGAAAGTTAAGAAAATGCCTAAGGACGAGGCCGTGTCGCTCGCGGAAAAATGGCTCGACCGTGTGGGACTTCTGGAACGTCGCAATCACTTCCCCGGCCAGTTGTCCGGTGGCCAGCAACAGCGCGTGGCGATTGCCCGGGCCATTGCCATGAACCCCAGCCTGATGCTGTTCGACGAAGTCACCTCGGCCCTCGACCCGGAGCTGGTGGGCGAAGTGCTCAGCGTAATCAAGGGATTGGCGGAGGAGGGCATGACCATGTTGCTGGTCACCCACGAAATGCGCTTTGCCTATGAGGTCTCGGACAAGATCGTCTTCATGAACCAGGGTCGCATCGAAGAGCAGGGCTCGTCGAAGGACATCTTCGAGCGACCGCAGTCACCGCGTCTGGCGGAATTTCTCAAGAGCATTCGTTTTTAA